One genomic region from Haladaptatus caseinilyticus encodes:
- a CDS encoding NRAMP family divalent metal transporter — protein METKPGRETKSSYGSRFRDATTGFFQKYGLGFVMVASYFGSGSVFIASSAGVRYGYGLLWAVVGAVLLGFMAQDMSARLGIFGEPLMAFVRRKIGPTGATVIAAVLSIGCVAWTLELTAAVGKGVSILLGGAVGWQPLALVTGLLAILIGVLNYDGVERIMTAMMLALLVIYMGVAGVSSPSMADVAGGFVPSVPVGGALTLAAAIIGTTALWPNFFLESNLVDKKGWVGEEGVSEMRRDLGIGYLVGGLTTVAIVVVAAAVLRPAGYTELETFITPGRALADVFGEWAMIVFLLGTLAAAFNSIVPIMWTPAYLLQNARGRVADSATREFKIIYAVGVGIGSLSPLVHQFAGLSVIDMILLFPAYNAIVGLPITAILLFWAVNDRNTMGEHRNGMALTAVNFLLVLLSAYLAVTSLPGFIDALTSGGL, from the coding sequence ATGGAAACGAAGCCAGGTCGGGAAACGAAGAGTTCCTATGGAAGTCGGTTCCGCGACGCAACGACTGGGTTTTTCCAGAAGTACGGACTCGGGTTCGTGATGGTGGCGAGCTACTTCGGCTCCGGTTCTGTATTCATCGCCAGTTCCGCCGGTGTTCGGTACGGATATGGCCTCCTTTGGGCCGTCGTCGGGGCGGTTCTGCTGGGATTCATGGCACAGGATATGAGTGCACGGCTGGGGATCTTCGGCGAACCGCTCATGGCGTTCGTCCGTCGAAAAATCGGTCCGACCGGTGCGACGGTGATCGCCGCCGTTCTATCCATCGGCTGTGTCGCGTGGACCCTCGAACTCACCGCAGCGGTCGGAAAAGGTGTCTCGATACTCCTCGGTGGTGCGGTCGGTTGGCAGCCCCTCGCGCTGGTGACGGGACTCCTCGCCATCCTCATCGGCGTGCTGAACTACGACGGGGTGGAGCGCATCATGACTGCCATGATGCTCGCTTTGCTCGTCATTTACATGGGTGTCGCAGGCGTGAGCAGTCCCTCGATGGCGGACGTCGCGGGCGGATTCGTTCCCTCAGTTCCCGTCGGTGGAGCGTTGACGCTCGCGGCCGCTATCATCGGGACGACCGCGCTGTGGCCGAACTTCTTCCTCGAATCGAACCTCGTGGACAAAAAGGGTTGGGTCGGTGAGGAAGGCGTCTCTGAGATGCGTCGTGACCTCGGAATCGGCTATCTCGTTGGTGGCCTGACGACAGTGGCGATCGTGGTCGTCGCCGCGGCGGTTCTGCGTCCTGCTGGGTACACCGAACTGGAGACGTTCATCACGCCGGGCCGAGCGCTTGCCGACGTGTTCGGCGAGTGGGCGATGATCGTCTTTCTCCTCGGAACCCTCGCGGCGGCGTTCAACAGTATCGTGCCGATAATGTGGACGCCTGCCTATCTCCTCCAGAACGCACGCGGACGAGTCGCCGATAGCGCGACCCGCGAGTTCAAGATCATCTACGCGGTCGGCGTCGGTATCGGAAGCCTCTCCCCACTTGTACACCAGTTCGCGGGACTGAGTGTTATCGACATGATACTCTTGTTTCCGGCGTACAACGCCATCGTCGGTTTGCCAATCACGGCGATCTTGTTGTTCTGGGCGGTAAATGACCGGAACACGATGGGAGAACACCGAAACGGGATGGCGCTGACAGCGGTGAACTTCCTGCTCGTCCTCCTCTCGGCGTATCTCGCCGTGACGTCGCTCCCTGGATTCATCGACGCACTGACCTCGGGCGGTCTCTAA
- a CDS encoding sulfite exporter TauE/SafE family protein: MLPDPTTLAVLVVIAFLSGIGITAVGPGGIFITVALFALTDVSSSVVAGTAMTTFVFTGVLGSLTYLQSGELRSTSGRRLAALVTLPSVVGAIAGAFANTVLSDGLFGIMLTGFTMLVGTSIVYREQRGLDSKWSFRTDSTLGILVFGVLGFCIGFLGGLLGVGGPVIAVPVLVVLGVSMLDALAAAQVQSVFLSAFAASTYLMEGAVSIPLAVAIGVPELAGVVVGWRVAHFIDPSRLKLALGGSLVAAGFALIFS; this comes from the coding sequence ATGCTTCCCGACCCGACAACGCTGGCGGTCCTGGTCGTCATTGCGTTTCTGTCCGGTATCGGAATCACGGCCGTCGGACCAGGTGGTATTTTCATCACGGTCGCCCTGTTCGCACTGACGGACGTTTCGTCGTCGGTCGTCGCAGGAACTGCGATGACGACCTTTGTTTTCACGGGTGTGCTTGGAAGTCTTACGTACCTTCAGTCCGGTGAACTACGCTCTACGTCGGGGAGACGGCTCGCAGCCCTCGTAACGCTTCCGAGCGTAGTCGGCGCTATTGCCGGGGCGTTCGCCAACACGGTCCTTTCTGATGGCCTATTCGGAATCATGTTGACCGGATTTACCATGCTGGTTGGAACGAGTATCGTCTATCGGGAGCAACGGGGTCTGGATTCAAAATGGTCGTTTCGAACAGATTCGACACTCGGAATCCTCGTTTTCGGCGTTCTCGGCTTCTGTATCGGTTTCTTGGGTGGACTGCTCGGCGTCGGCGGGCCCGTCATCGCCGTTCCTGTCCTCGTCGTCCTCGGCGTTTCGATGCTCGACGCACTGGCAGCCGCGCAAGTGCAGTCTGTGTTCCTTTCTGCGTTTGCCGCCTCGACATACCTGATGGAGGGTGCTGTGTCGATTCCGTTGGCCGTCGCCATCGGTGTTCCCGAACTGGCAGGCGTCGTCGTCGGGTGGCGGGTCGCTCATTTCATCGACCCATCCCGTTTGAAACTTGCGCTCGGTGGTTCACTCGTCGCTGCCGGGTTCGCGCTCATTTTTTCGTAA
- a CDS encoding DHH family phosphoesterase: protein MSSGINVNPKSSPNRTEIRLDSLLQLLDGNDSLAILCHNDPDPDCISSALALSTVAEHVGVEDVTLYYGGEITHQQNRAMVNALDIELYRLTENCLRSSSLLAFVDHAKPGVNNSVPEGTMPDIVIDHHSVTGIDAKYVDHRAEVGATASILTEYLAFLDIELDKRLATALLFGIRRETLAFTRSATGAEYTSARFLHPHADINLLRRLSDSLFTHETLDSIGETIQNRAVRGSYLVTHTGRTDERDTLPQAADYLLNLEGITTTLVFGIIDGTVHLSARTRDPRVHIGEVMTAAFGGVGSAGGHRDMAGGVVPLGVFGELDDCDTELIDLLTDTLTERFFANTTSS, encoded by the coding sequence TTGAGCAGTGGGATCAACGTCAACCCTAAGTCGAGTCCGAACCGGACGGAGATACGTCTCGATTCCTTGCTTCAACTACTGGACGGGAACGACTCGTTAGCCATCCTTTGTCACAACGACCCCGACCCCGACTGTATCAGTAGCGCGCTCGCCCTCTCGACGGTCGCGGAACACGTCGGTGTCGAGGACGTTACCCTGTATTACGGTGGAGAAATCACTCATCAACAGAACCGTGCGATGGTCAACGCCCTCGACATCGAACTGTACCGATTGACCGAGAACTGCCTGCGTTCATCGTCCCTACTCGCGTTCGTCGATCATGCAAAACCCGGTGTCAACAACTCCGTCCCGGAAGGGACGATGCCGGATATCGTCATCGATCACCACTCAGTCACGGGAATCGATGCCAAGTACGTCGACCACAGGGCCGAAGTCGGCGCGACAGCGTCCATCCTAACCGAGTATCTCGCGTTTCTCGACATCGAACTCGACAAGCGACTCGCAACGGCGTTGTTGTTCGGGATTCGCCGGGAGACACTCGCATTCACGCGTAGTGCCACGGGAGCGGAGTACACGAGTGCTCGATTCCTGCATCCACACGCGGATATCAATCTGCTCCGTCGGTTGTCCGATTCTCTGTTCACGCACGAAACGCTCGATTCCATCGGAGAGACGATTCAAAACCGCGCGGTTCGAGGATCGTATCTGGTCACCCACACTGGACGAACGGACGAACGGGATACTCTCCCACAGGCCGCGGATTACCTCCTCAATTTGGAGGGGATCACCACGACACTCGTGTTCGGAATCATCGATGGGACCGTCCATCTGAGCGCGAGAACTCGCGACCCACGAGTCCACATCGGCGAGGTGATGACCGCGGCGTTCGGCGGGGTCGGGAGCGCGGGCGGCCACCGCGATATGGCCGGTGGAGTCGTCCCACTCGGCGTGTTTGGGGAATTGGACGACTGTGACACCGAACTCATCGACCTGCTTACCGACACGCTCACCGAACGGTTTTTCGCCAACACTACGTCTAGCTGA
- a CDS encoding O-methyltransferase, giving the protein MTEILPEETKRFVRAALPEPDETLKAMEERGQGFPTVGREVGQFLRFLASVTNAERIFEFGSGFGYSAYWFAEALPDDGEIVLTEYDASELREARAFLETAGFADRAVFENGDAMDAIERHDGPFDVVLIDHNKDGYPEALEAVRDKVASGGVIVADNAMVSGIQEFDLILDALEGNDPEMDEDSRGIAEYLVAMREDEEFETSVVPLGEGIAVSCRR; this is encoded by the coding sequence ATGACTGAGATCCTACCGGAAGAGACGAAGCGATTCGTTCGTGCCGCACTGCCCGAGCCGGACGAGACGCTGAAAGCGATGGAAGAGCGTGGCCAAGGGTTCCCGACCGTCGGACGCGAAGTCGGTCAGTTCCTTCGGTTTCTCGCCTCCGTTACGAATGCGGAGCGTATCTTCGAATTCGGGTCGGGATTCGGCTACTCGGCGTATTGGTTCGCCGAGGCACTTCCCGATGACGGCGAAATCGTCCTTACGGAGTACGACGCGAGCGAACTTCGGGAAGCCCGTGCGTTTCTCGAAACGGCCGGATTCGCCGACCGTGCCGTTTTCGAGAATGGCGACGCCATGGATGCCATCGAACGACACGATGGACCGTTCGATGTCGTTCTCATCGACCACAACAAGGACGGCTACCCCGAGGCCTTGGAAGCCGTGCGCGACAAGGTCGCATCGGGCGGCGTCATCGTTGCTGACAATGCGATGGTCAGTGGAATACAGGAGTTCGACTTGATTCTCGACGCACTCGAAGGGAACGACCCGGAGATGGACGAAGATAGTCGCGGTATCGCGGAGTATCTAGTAGCGATGCGGGAAGACGAGGAGTTCGAAACGTCGGTAGTCCCGCTCGGAGAAGGAATCGCCGTGAGTTGTCGGCGATAG